One window from the genome of Bacillus weihaiensis encodes:
- the ilvC gene encoding ketol-acid reductoisomerase has translation MTTVYYNGDVNEAALQGKKVAIIGYGSQGHAHALNLKESGVDVVVGVRQGGSFNKAVEDGHHVVSVAEAAELGDLVMVLLPDEQQAKVYQEEIKPGLEPGNSLVFAHGFNVHFSQIVPPADVDVFLVAPKGPGHLVRRTYEEGAGVPALFAIYQDVTGTAKEKALAYAKGVGSARAGVLETTFKEETETDLFGEQAVLCGGLTSLVKAGFETLVEAGYQPEVAYFECLHELKLIVDLMYEDGMAGMRYSISDTAQWGDFVSGPRVVDGRSKEAMKEVLKDIQTGKFAKEWILENQANRPQFNAINNNENEHQIEVVGKKLRAMMPFVKSKQKQKEAVSVSAQN, from the coding sequence ATGACAACAGTATATTATAACGGAGACGTAAACGAGGCAGCATTACAAGGGAAGAAAGTAGCAATCATCGGGTATGGTTCACAAGGGCATGCACATGCATTGAACTTAAAAGAAAGTGGAGTAGATGTAGTAGTTGGTGTTCGTCAAGGTGGTTCTTTCAACAAAGCAGTTGAAGATGGTCATCATGTAGTATCCGTTGCTGAAGCGGCAGAACTTGGAGACTTAGTAATGGTTTTACTTCCAGATGAGCAGCAAGCGAAAGTTTATCAAGAAGAAATCAAGCCAGGATTGGAACCAGGAAACTCATTAGTATTTGCTCATGGATTTAATGTTCACTTTAGTCAAATTGTACCCCCTGCTGATGTTGATGTATTCTTAGTAGCACCAAAAGGACCAGGTCACTTAGTAAGAAGAACGTATGAAGAGGGTGCAGGTGTACCAGCGTTATTTGCAATCTATCAAGATGTAACAGGAACGGCTAAAGAGAAAGCATTAGCATATGCAAAGGGTGTTGGATCTGCTCGTGCTGGAGTTCTAGAAACAACGTTTAAAGAAGAAACAGAAACAGACTTATTCGGTGAGCAAGCAGTACTTTGCGGAGGCTTAACATCTCTTGTGAAAGCTGGTTTTGAAACATTGGTAGAAGCTGGTTATCAACCAGAAGTAGCATACTTTGAGTGCTTACATGAGCTGAAGCTAATTGTCGACTTAATGTATGAAGATGGTATGGCAGGAATGAGATATTCTATTTCTGATACAGCACAATGGGGTGACTTTGTTTCAGGCCCACGTGTAGTAGATGGACGCTCTAAAGAAGCGATGAAAGAGGTTCTTAAAGACATCCAAACAGGTAAATTTGCGAAAGAATGGATCTTAGAGAACCAAGCAAATCGTCCTCAATTCAATGCAATTAATAATAATGAAAATGAGCACCAAATTGAAGTGGTTGGTAAAAAATTACGTGCAATGATGCCATTTGTAAAATCTAAACAAAAGCAGAAAGAAGCGGTGAGTGTGAGTGCGCAAAATTAA
- a CDS encoding 2-isopropylmalate synthase, which translates to MRKINLFDTTLRDGEQSPGVNLNVKEKLEIAKQLERLGMDVIEAGFPATSKGDLLAVQEIAKTVKNSSVTGLARSVKGDIDAAWEALKYAEEPRLHVFLATSPIHREFKLKKTKEQVIQTAVESVKYASQFFPIIQWSAEDACRTELPYLAEVVENVIEAGAHVINIPDTVGYITPKEYGQIFSYLREHVKGIENIILSAHCHDDLGMAVANSLSAIEHGAGQIEGTVNGIGERAGNAALEEVAVALHIRRDYYQAETGLYLQETKRTSELISNLTGMVVPGNKAVVGRNAFAHESGIHQDGVLKEKTTYEIISPELVGVSTNSMVLGKHSGRHAFKNRLQELGFENSDDEVNKLFVAFKELTEKKKEISDEDLKALLIEEKVSTQESAFELKAIQVQYGTSQIPTATITLIKPNKEMVQEAATGAGSVEAIYNTLERCVGQSINLIDYRIQSNSGGRDALAQVYVKIKVGESEASGRGMAQDVLEASAKAYINAVNRMLLLDKINDVSLEPSLLN; encoded by the coding sequence GTGCGCAAAATTAACCTATTTGATACAACGCTCCGTGATGGTGAACAATCTCCAGGTGTAAATCTTAATGTGAAAGAAAAGCTAGAGATTGCGAAACAGCTAGAACGACTCGGTATGGACGTGATTGAAGCAGGATTTCCTGCTACTTCAAAAGGTGATTTGTTAGCCGTTCAAGAAATTGCAAAAACAGTTAAAAACAGTTCCGTTACTGGTCTTGCACGCTCCGTAAAGGGTGACATTGATGCAGCGTGGGAAGCGTTGAAATATGCAGAAGAGCCTAGACTACATGTTTTTCTAGCTACATCTCCTATTCATAGAGAGTTTAAGCTTAAAAAAACGAAGGAACAGGTAATTCAGACAGCAGTAGAATCTGTTAAGTATGCTTCACAGTTTTTTCCGATCATTCAATGGTCCGCTGAGGATGCATGCCGTACGGAATTACCATATCTTGCAGAAGTTGTTGAAAACGTAATTGAAGCGGGCGCACATGTTATAAATATTCCTGATACTGTAGGCTATATAACTCCAAAGGAATATGGACAAATTTTTAGCTACTTACGTGAACACGTAAAAGGGATTGAGAATATTATTCTATCAGCTCACTGCCATGATGATTTAGGCATGGCGGTGGCTAACTCTCTTTCTGCGATTGAACATGGAGCAGGTCAAATTGAAGGAACAGTCAATGGAATTGGCGAAAGAGCTGGAAATGCTGCATTAGAAGAAGTTGCCGTTGCTCTTCATATTAGAAGAGATTATTATCAGGCTGAAACAGGGCTATATTTACAGGAAACAAAGCGTACGAGTGAATTAATTAGTAATTTAACAGGTATGGTCGTTCCAGGGAATAAAGCTGTTGTTGGACGAAATGCATTTGCACACGAATCTGGCATACATCAGGATGGTGTGTTGAAGGAAAAGACAACGTACGAAATTATCTCCCCAGAGCTTGTGGGAGTTTCGACAAATTCAATGGTGTTAGGAAAGCATTCTGGACGTCATGCATTTAAAAATAGATTACAAGAATTGGGCTTTGAGAATTCTGATGATGAAGTAAATAAGCTGTTTGTTGCATTTAAGGAATTAACAGAGAAGAAAAAGGAAATATCAGATGAAGATCTTAAAGCATTACTAATAGAAGAAAAAGTCTCAACTCAAGAATCTGCATTCGAATTGAAGGCGATTCAAGTCCAATATGGCACTTCTCAAATTCCAACTGCAACCATTACGCTTATTAAGCCAAATAAAGAAATGGTTCAAGAAGCTGCAACTGGTGCTGGTAGTGTGGAAGCGATCTACAATACTCTTGAAAGATGCGTTGGTCAGTCTATTAATCTAATTGATTATCGTATTCAATCAAATAGTGGTGGTAGAGATGCATTAGCACAGGTGTATGTAAAGATTAAGGTAGGGGAAAGTGAAGCTAGTGGTCGTGGTATGGCACAGGATGTGTTAGAGGCATCAGCGAAAGCTTACATTAACGCTGTAAACCGTATGTTATTGCTAGATAAAATAAATGACGTTTCCTTAGAACCCAGTTTACTAAATTAA
- the leuB gene encoding 3-isopropylmalate dehydrogenase produces the protein MKKTIALLPGDGIGKEVVDVTVEVLKTVAEHFHHQFHFEYGLIGGEAIDQKGNPLPEETITMCKNADAIILGAVGGPKWDQNPVHQRPERGLLALRKELDLYANLRPIHTFESLIDSSPLKKEYVNGVDFVIVRELTGGLYFGKPSERVDYQGEEAVVDTLFYKRQEIERILVTAFEIASQRRKHVTSVDKANVLESSRVWREVAEEVAARYPEVTLEHMLVDNAAMQIIRSPRQFDVVVTENMFGDILSDEASVITGSLGMLSSASLSSTGLHLYEPVHGSAPDIAGENRANPIATILSAAMMLRQSFGLEEEAKAIEKAVDNVLNSGARTADLAPYGNPMSTTRMAEEIKHALADDHAILNIMEAYS, from the coding sequence ATGAAGAAAACAATTGCATTGTTACCGGGTGATGGGATTGGGAAAGAAGTGGTAGATGTAACAGTAGAAGTGTTAAAAACTGTTGCAGAACATTTTCACCATCAATTTCATTTTGAGTATGGACTTATTGGTGGAGAAGCGATTGATCAAAAAGGAAATCCATTACCAGAAGAGACAATCACAATGTGTAAAAACGCAGATGCGATTATTTTAGGAGCAGTTGGTGGTCCGAAATGGGATCAAAATCCTGTACACCAACGACCAGAGCGTGGGCTACTAGCTCTTAGGAAAGAGCTTGATTTATATGCAAATCTTCGACCGATTCATACATTCGAGAGCCTAATTGATTCTTCCCCTTTGAAAAAGGAGTATGTAAATGGAGTAGACTTTGTAATAGTCCGAGAACTTACAGGTGGACTATATTTTGGAAAACCGAGTGAGAGGGTGGACTATCAGGGGGAAGAAGCGGTAGTAGACACACTTTTTTATAAACGCCAGGAGATAGAGAGAATTCTTGTCACAGCATTTGAAATAGCCTCCCAACGACGAAAGCATGTAACATCTGTTGATAAAGCAAATGTGCTGGAGTCTAGTAGAGTTTGGAGAGAAGTAGCTGAAGAGGTTGCAGCGAGATATCCAGAGGTAACTTTAGAGCATATGCTGGTTGATAATGCTGCGATGCAAATCATTCGTTCGCCTAGACAATTTGATGTTGTGGTAACAGAGAATATGTTTGGCGATATTTTAAGTGATGAGGCATCTGTTATAACAGGTTCTCTAGGGATGTTATCCTCTGCTAGTTTATCCTCAACTGGGTTACATTTATATGAACCAGTTCATGGCTCAGCGCCTGACATCGCAGGGGAAAATAGGGCAAACCCAATAGCAACCATCTTATCTGCAGCCATGATGCTTAGACAATCCTTTGGGCTAGAAGAAGAAGCTAAAGCGATTGAAAAAGCAGTCGATAACGTATTGAATTCAGGAGCTAGAACAGCAGATTTAGCCCCTTATGGGAACCCTATGTCAACAACAAGAATGGCAGAGGAAATTAAACATGCATTAGCGGACGATCATGCTATTTTAAACATTATGGAAGCCTATTCCTAA
- the leuC gene encoding 3-isopropylmalate dehydratase large subunit produces the protein MKPRTIIEKIYDEHIVQQEKGKPDLLYIDLHLIHEVTSPQAFEGLREKQRKVRRPDRTFATMDHNVPTVNRFVIKDEVAKNQINALERNCQEFGIRLADLNSQDQGIVHVIGPELGLTLPGKTIVCGDSHTSTHGAFGAIAFGIGTSEVEHVLATQTLWRQRPKTLNIHVPGKLEPGVTAKDVILAVIGKYGVRFGTGYVIEYTGEVIESLSMDERMTICNMSIEAGARAGLIAPDDTTYSYIKGRKYAPKGEEFEKAVEYWKTLKTDEGAEYDMVITLNGEDIPPMVTWGTNPGMSVGVHENTPDLGDFHNEEDVEEAKRAYQYMGLEPNTPIEEITVEHVFIGSCTNSRMTDLRQAAEVIRKFKDKQVPEQVRAIVVPGSQTVKKRAEEEGLDVIFKEAGFEWRESGCSMCLSMNNDVVPEGERCASTSNRNFEGRQGKGARTHLVSPAMAAAAALFGRFVDVRHIQEGALT, from the coding sequence ATGAAGCCAAGAACCATTATTGAAAAGATCTATGATGAGCACATTGTTCAGCAAGAAAAGGGGAAACCAGATTTACTATATATTGATTTACATCTGATTCATGAAGTAACCTCCCCACAGGCTTTTGAAGGTCTTAGAGAGAAGCAGAGAAAAGTTAGACGACCGGATCGAACATTTGCAACGATGGATCACAATGTACCTACTGTTAATCGATTTGTCATTAAGGATGAGGTGGCAAAAAATCAAATTAATGCACTAGAGAGAAACTGTCAAGAATTTGGCATACGATTAGCTGACTTAAACAGTCAAGATCAAGGCATCGTTCATGTTATAGGACCTGAATTAGGACTGACATTACCAGGAAAAACGATTGTATGTGGAGATAGTCATACATCAACACATGGAGCATTTGGAGCTATTGCGTTTGGTATCGGTACAAGTGAAGTGGAGCATGTGTTAGCAACCCAAACACTGTGGAGACAACGTCCTAAAACCTTAAACATTCACGTTCCAGGTAAATTAGAACCAGGCGTTACAGCCAAAGACGTTATTTTAGCTGTTATTGGTAAATATGGAGTTCGATTTGGAACAGGATATGTTATTGAATATACAGGTGAAGTCATTGAAAGCCTATCAATGGATGAACGTATGACGATATGTAATATGTCTATTGAAGCGGGGGCAAGAGCGGGTCTTATTGCACCGGATGACACAACGTATTCTTATATTAAAGGAAGAAAATATGCACCTAAGGGTGAAGAATTTGAGAAGGCTGTCGAGTATTGGAAAACCCTAAAGACAGACGAAGGTGCAGAATACGATATGGTTATTACTTTAAATGGGGAAGATATTCCACCGATGGTTACGTGGGGGACAAATCCAGGTATGTCAGTTGGTGTACACGAAAACACTCCTGATTTAGGTGATTTCCATAATGAAGAAGATGTGGAAGAGGCAAAGCGTGCATATCAGTACATGGGGCTTGAACCAAATACACCAATTGAAGAAATCACTGTTGAGCATGTTTTTATAGGGTCCTGTACAAATTCACGTATGACGGACCTTAGACAGGCTGCAGAAGTCATTCGAAAGTTTAAAGATAAACAAGTTCCAGAGCAAGTACGCGCGATTGTCGTACCGGGTTCACAAACTGTCAAGAAGAGAGCGGAAGAAGAAGGATTAGATGTAATCTTTAAAGAAGCTGGCTTTGAGTGGAGAGAGTCTGGCTGTAGCATGTGCCTAAGTATGAATAATGACGTAGTACCGGAAGGAGAAAGATGTGCTTCAACATCGAACAGAAACTTCGAAGGACGACAAGGTAAGGGAGCAAGAACGCATTTAGTTAGCCCAGCTATGGCTGCTGCCGCTGCTCTTTTCGGACGATTTGTGGATGTTCGACATATTCAAGAAGGTGCACTTACTTAA
- the leuD gene encoding 3-isopropylmalate dehydratase small subunit: protein MKAFKTHIGKVAVLNRANVDTDQIIPKQFLKRIEKTGYGRFAFFDWRYLPDGSENPSFELNQEKAKGATILLAGENFGCGSSREHAPWALSDYGFQVILAPSYADIFHQNCLKNGLLPISLEQSQLDLIRTKSTQDHYSLKIDLESQTLTDDAGLTLSFSVDSYWKDMLLHGKDEIDLTLHYQERIKDYEEKRRAVFL, encoded by the coding sequence ATGAAGGCTTTTAAAACCCATATTGGAAAAGTGGCGGTTTTAAATCGTGCAAATGTTGATACTGACCAAATCATCCCTAAGCAATTTTTAAAAAGAATTGAAAAAACAGGCTATGGACGATTCGCATTTTTTGACTGGAGATATTTGCCTGATGGGTCAGAAAATCCAAGTTTTGAATTAAATCAAGAAAAAGCAAAAGGTGCAACAATACTTTTAGCTGGAGAAAATTTTGGCTGTGGTTCATCACGTGAACACGCTCCCTGGGCTTTGTCTGATTATGGCTTTCAAGTCATTTTAGCCCCTTCCTATGCAGATATTTTCCATCAAAACTGTCTGAAAAATGGTTTGTTACCAATCAGTCTAGAGCAAAGTCAATTAGATCTTATTCGTACTAAATCAACTCAAGATCACTATTCATTAAAAATTGATTTAGAAAGCCAAACGTTAACGGATGATGCGGGTCTTACTCTCTCTTTTTCAGTCGATTCTTACTGGAAAGACATGTTGTTGCATGGCAAGGATGAGATTGATTTAACTTTACATTATCAAGAGAGAATCAAGGATTATGAAGAAAAGAGAAGAGCTGTGTTTTTATAA